The nucleotide window AATCTTTACAAAAAACATTTGTAAAAATTTTCAGGCTTGCTTGGAAGGAGTATATTGAGATGTGGGCCGGCAACAGAGGCCCGCGTTCATTTATCGCGCGGGTGGATGCACCGGCCCTGTGGGCTCGGCGTGAGCACGCTCCGCTCATAGAGCCCGATACCTTGCGGAGGCGGGTTTGACCGAGCCCATGCGAGGAGACTAATTGTCCCCTCGCTGTCGGCATTCTAAGATATGAATGAAAGGTTAAATTCTTTACGCCGTTGTTATTAAGATCACACCAGCAACAGCTAACACTAATCCTAGGATTATCTTGGCGTTTGGCGGCTCTTTTAGAACTGCTATCGCAAGAAGAGAAGATATAATGGGATTTACAGCACTTACTGGGGCAGAGATTTGGGAACCGACTAGGCTTACAGACTTAACGAATGCGTATTGCCCAATTATCAATCCAAGCAAAGCTGCTCCCGAAAGTACCGCAACTTCCCTCCGCGTAATTTCCCTTAGTTCCTCCGAATATTTAGGTAGGAATGCACTAATCCCAAATGCGGCAAATATCATTCTAATACCAGCTAAAGAGAGAGGAGAAACTTGTGAAGAAAGAAAATCGAGCAGTGTTATTGCAATACTCCATGAAATGGGCGCTAAAAGGGCGAATACAAACCCCTTGGTATCTAGGTGCTCTTCAATCTCTCCCTTTCTAACGATGACAATTGCCAAAAATACGAGGAATGCTCCAACGATTATCTGAGCATTTATGCTCCTACCTAAAAACAACCAGGCCCATAATATAGTCCAAAGAGGATAGGAGGATGTTATTGGGACTGTTCTTGACACCCCCATCAACCTGAGAGCACTGAAGTAGAAGTAATCACCTATAACAAAGCCAAACTGTCCAGAGATAAATGCAATCACAAGAACCTGCCAATTGAGAGATAATATCTCAGCATAGTTTCCAGTGAACAAGAACAAACAAGCGTAAAAAAGTGCCGTAATATAGAGCCTAACTATATTAACGGTGACTGCACTTTTGTTTCTCATTCCAATTTTCACTAGAACTGAAGCAGTTCCCCATCCAAATGCCGAAATCAGTGCGAGTAGTGCTCCGAGTAAGGTGTTCATGTTGAGAAGAGAGACCACTTAATTTAAAAACTTAACGTTTCGAAAATTATCTTAACTCCCCCACCATAGGGCTTAAAAACTCTCGGATATTAAAAATAAAGTGTAGTGATGATCTCGGCAAATCTGAGCGTTGCTATGATGACGATCTTGAGTGCTGATCTCATCTGATCCTAATTTCGGTGTTTCTGAGCTTTATTGGAATGTTATGCTCTGCGGATACTTCTCTTATTACCTTTTCCATGACTTTCATGACATCTTCACGCACTCTTTCGTCAGAAATAATTCCTAGCAGGGTGCTTCTTTTGTCAAAGCTTGCCTCAAGATCAACCAGCACTGTCCCTCCCTTAAACTCCCAATCAAAATTCATCCACCTAAAAACTGAATTTGGAAGCTCCGTTAGTTCTCTCTGCAGTCTTCTCCGCATTTCCTCTATTGCTGGCACTATTTTGGTTTTCAACAGAGTCTCTTCAATTTCTCTCTTTTTTTCTTCAGTTATATATGAGAGCTCCTCAACTCCCGCTTCTCTGAGAAGCTTTTCTATCTCCTTTTCTAACTCTTCTTTCTTGCTGATTATCTGCTCGGCTACTCCCGAAACGTTCTCCTCTTCTAGGTGAAGCTCTACCCTGTGGACAGTTACATATTTGTTCAACGCTCTTCCAATCTCTCTTGCGTGCTGCCTTAGTATTTTATTGACGACGCCTTCTGCTTCTTCTTTGCTAATTCCGGAAGCTTTGCCCCAGAGTGTTAGGTTAATTTCGTGCTCTCTTCTCCCCTTTATGTCTAGGAGCATCTTCTCGATGTCGATACCTGCACTTTGAATGTCTTTGAATATCACTCTAGCATAGGTAGAGAAGTATGGCTTGATGCTTTCATGTGCTTCAACTATTATGTTGCTTTCCACTCTGCGTGGAACAACAACTTCTTCCTTCTCTTTTTTCTCTTCTTCCGGCTCT belongs to Thermococcus bergensis and includes:
- a CDS encoding DMT family transporter, encoding MNTLLGALLALISAFGWGTASVLVKIGMRNKSAVTVNIVRLYITALFYACLFLFTGNYAEILSLNWQVLVIAFISGQFGFVIGDYFYFSALRLMGVSRTVPITSSYPLWTILWAWLFLGRSINAQIIVGAFLVFLAIVIVRKGEIEEHLDTKGFVFALLAPISWSIAITLLDFLSSQVSPLSLAGIRMIFAAFGISAFLPKYSEELREITRREVAVLSGAALLGLIIGQYAFVKSVSLVGSQISAPVSAVNPIISSLLAIAVLKEPPNAKIILGLVLAVAGVILITTA